From the Psilocybe cubensis strain MGC-MH-2018 chromosome 9, whole genome shotgun sequence genome, one window contains:
- a CDS encoding putative acid phosphatase SPBC4.06, whose amino-acid sequence MQAQPGSRSPRFHLLLSFLIVLSLPHLIGAESILGDNNTCDNAHILERNADCDPQRAAMTWNTTKETTANTGAKMYGYRYPQVPLEVDNYPVGPEGLQLEQVHVYVRHGERTPVGVRLTDPPASIPEYWMMCKTARRFRAAVSSALGPSPNQAPHLSVRNDELEETLQTQKVVERKDGTLVEGECLLGELTDLGRQSTYSFGQNLRRLYVERLGFIPDTLPSSDIVYFRSTNMPRTIESLQQVVHGLYPTNKCLDGAQPPLRIRNGKDENLIGNTYACKRLEILQAGFANAAAQAYNRSLERLDKKVSKYLNGNPIRVDGKPRASGIMDTIRASIAHGIKVPPEFEDKTIVDVIDVCSTLFLPYGHPLRTIYALDKTEEVRRLAMGRLLDDMSRKMQTKIQQREADPLKILVHSTHDTAIAGLCSTFDVFDDKWPAFTASITFELFKTREPESDQTRSQSILTRMGSPSSSSQYYVRMRHQNKDMTLPICAQSGNHLEGHPEFCTFSAFKARVKELTPTEWDDECLPAGKP is encoded by the exons ATGCAAGCCCAACCCGGAAGCAGATCCCCTCGTTTCCATTTGCTCCTATCTTTTTTGATCGTCTTATCTCTCCCTCATCTCATTGGCGCGGAAAGCATCCTCGGAGACAATAACACCTGCGACAACGCACACATCCTCGAGCGCAACGCCGACTGTGACCCCCAACGCGCTGCCATGACATGGAATACGACGAAAGAGACCACAGCGAATACCGGTGCGAAGATGTATGGCTATAGATACCCCCAGGTGCCGCTTGAGGTGGATAATTATCCTGTAGGGCCCGAGGGTTTGCAGTTGGAACAAGTACATGTGTATGTTAGACACG GAGAACGAACACCCGTAGGGGTGCGGCTGACGGACCCCCCTGCATCGATACCGGAGTATTGGATGATGTGCAAGACTGCGCGCCGTTTTCGTGCCGCTGTATCGAGTGCACTTGGACCTAGCCCTAATCAAGCCCCCCATTTGTCTGTGAGAAATGATGAGCTGGAAGAGACACTGCAAACCCAGAAGGTTGTAGAGAGGAAAGACGGGACATTAGTAGAAGGAGAATG CTTGTTGGGTGAACTCACTGACCTCGGCAGACAA TCAACATACAGTTTCGGGCAAAACCTACGCCGGCTATACGTGGAAAG ATTAGGCTTCATTCCCGACACTCTACCATCTTCTGACATTGTATACTTCCG GAGTACCAACATGCCCCGAACGATAGAATCTCTTCAACAAGTAGTACATGGCCTGTACCCCACAAATAAATGCCTAGATGGTGCCCAGCCGCCTTTACGTATCAG GAatggaaaagacgaaaacCTAATAGGTAATACCTACGCCTGCAAGCGCCTAGAGATTTTGCAAGCCGGATTTGCCAACG CGGCTGCTCAAGCGTACAATAGAAGTCTTGAACGTCTAGATAAGAAAGTTTCCAAATACCTGAATGGTAACCCAATACGCGTGGACGGGAAACCTAGGGCGTCTGGGATAATGGATACG ATTCGAGCTTCAATTGCACATGGAATCAAAGTCCCACCAGAGTTCGAGGACAAGACTATCGTAGATGTCATA GATGTATGCTCGACCCTTTTCCTCCCCTATGGTCACCCGCTGAGGACAATCTACGCATTAGATAAAACGGAAGAAGTCCGTCGACTTGCCATGGGCCGTTTGTTGGACGACATGTCGCGTAAAATGCAGACCAAAATCCAACAGAGGGAAGCAGATCCTTTGAAAATTCTCGTTCATAGTACACATGATACTGCAATCGCTGGCCTTTGCTCCACATTTGACGTTTTTGACGACAA GTGGCCGGCTTTCACAGCGTCAATCACATTTGAGCTTTTCAAAACTCGGGAACCAGAGTCCGACCAAACACGCTCGCAATCAATCTTAACACGGATGGGAtcgccttcctcttcttcgcaATACT ACGTCCGGATGCGGCACCAGAACAAGGACATGACTCTCCCTATATGCGCACAGAGTGGTAACCATTTAGAAGGTCACCCTGAGTTCTGCACGTTCTCTGCGTTCAAAGCACGTGTCAAAGAGCTGACTCCCACAGAATGGGACGATGAATGTTTACCAGCTGGAAAGCCCTAA